The window TTGCAAGACAAGGACTTCAATAAAGGTTTGTCCAACAGTAGATTCTTTCCTTAGGACAGAAAccatttttatttaatacttaTATAGCACTGATTACAGGTATGAAACTCTAGTTGATCAATGTTTTGTTATTTCTGTGACAAGAATCTGTGATCATGAAGCTTTTTCTGTAAAGATAGCTACAGTAGCTGCACTCTGTGTATATGGATATATTTTACATGAAAATGGTGTTTTGTTGTTGGCCTGCTTAATCTTCAGGACATGTAGTCAACTCAGTTTAGTGGGACAATAAGACTTGGTGATTTCATTGTGATTCTCAAATAAAGAAACTATATTTATctacattaatttatattaaaatctaaCTGAATCAGTATCAGTAATGGACAACAATCTATGTGTGGTATTTCaagcaatttaataaatatgtcTACATCCCATATGTGATAGCTTGTTGGCATCAATTTTGCATGTTCATGGCTAACTTATGCTGCAGTTGTTTACTTGTTCCTACAAGAGAGTTGGCTCTTCAGACTTCACAAGTTTTCAAGGAGCTTGGAAAGAACTTGAAAATTGAAGTCATGGTTACTACTGGTGGAACCAGCTTAAAAGATGGTATCATGCGTTTATATCAGCCAGTTCATTTACTAGTTGGTACTCACGGAAGAATTCTAGATCTTGCAAAGAAGGGAATATGCAATTTGCAGAATTGTGCTATGCTTGTTATGGACGAGGTATCTGTTAATTTGTTGTATGTGTTATTGTCTTTGGTGCTTAGGGTTCATGGGTGAAGAAATACTTCTACATAATTCTTTTGCATGACAAGATAACGGGGCTAAATTATAAGTTGTACTTAGTTAACTAACCTGTGCCATTATCATTTATgcttgattttattattttttagttatattatgttttatttaatgATATGTCAGGCTAATAAGCTCTTGTCCCCGGAGTTCCAGCCTTCCATAGAACATCTCATTAGCTTTTTGCCTACGAATCGTCAAATTTTGATGTTTTCAGCCACATTTCCCGTGACAGTCAAGGATTTCAAGGATAAATATTTACAGAAGCCCTATGTTATTAACCTTATGGACGAGCTTACTTTGAAAGGAATAACCCAATTCTATGCCTTCGTTGAAGAAAGGCAGAAAGTCCACTAGCTCAACACTCTCTTTTCAAAGGTTTGATCTCAACCTGAACATTATGTAATTTCATTGTGTAGGTTGATTGCTGATGCTCTATGTAAGTATTGCTATTATATCTACCTCAGCTTAAGATCAATCAGTCAATCATTTTCTGCAATTCTGTGATCTGTGTGGAGCTTCTGGCTAGGAAAATTACAGAGCTTGGTTACTCTTGCTTCTATATTCACGCAAAGATGCTTCAAGACCACCGAAACAGAGTGTTCCATGATTTCCGTAATGGAGCATGCAGAAATCTTGTTTGCACTGGTATTGTTAAATATAGTTGCATCTTGCTACTTTATTAAGTATACtagtatttaatttattttttttatttgtttccaATATTGATATATACTACAGTTAGATTCTTTTACGACCTACTGCTTTCTTTATTACTTTTCCACTTTGGTCTTATGCATAAAAAGgaagtatatataattttaccaTTGGACATGGGTTAGCTTTGATCTTACATAGTCGagcttttcttttctctttatTGTTAGTTAtctggtattttttttttttgactcaTTACCTGGTATcttttataattatagatattttTGCTGTTGTTTGACATATTACTCATAGGGGAGCCCGTGCCTCCTCTCTACTTCTTCTCTGCTGATTCCTACATGTTCAGGATAAAAAACATAGTTTAGGGGTTACAGCCTTATTAGTCGCCGCAAGgggatttttttttacaaacaatGGAAATGGTAAATGTGCAATAGATTCTAGTTCTACTTGCATTTGACATGTTCCTGTTTTACTCATGTTTTCAACTATATCTACTGTATTTTTTTTGTCTCCCTTCTCATTCAGGCTTATGGTTTACTAACTGCCACAAGCAAAATTCCTCGACCCATTAATGACATCTCCTTTTCATAATTGGACCATGCCATATAAAAGCTTGTAGCACAGTTGTTTTGGCTCCTTAGAATGTATTTATATTCTTAGGTATAAACGAAACAAAGCTATATTTAAGACCGGAACCAAGCAATTCAAGATATACATTTGTTCTACTCAGCTTGTTTAGCTCTgccaatgtatatatatagataagtgTGTCTGTGCATGTGTATGTATGCATAACTATAATTATCTATATAAAATCCTGTATATGCATATTAATACTAACGAATCATCCtgaattttaaaactttgtatataaaatagaaGTGTTAGTGAACAGCTCAATTTGGTTCGACTCGTAAAGAGCTCTATCTGGGCTCGTTTATTAGTGAGCTTGAGGTTGACACAAATATCTTTTTGACTAGCAAGCATGTGATGGCTAGAGAAAAAAATGGAGCTCAATCTTGCTTAGCCAACTCTATACTTGTTCGCAGCCCTAGCTTTGAATTCTTCGATGTTCTTGTCTTTATTACATCATCAATTTATCTGCTCTCTTCCATATATGCCATCGATTGAAGTTAATGAACTCCTCTCTGACTCCTTGTTAGATTAGGTTTACAAAGCCCCAAATTATTTAGTCCATTGTTTCGAGAGACTGATAAGTCGTCCCAAATGAATTTAAGAAAACTTTGGTTTGGGTCTTCTAGGCTTATTCAATGGGACTTTCGTTTGATTTTAGATCAGGTTGGTTTCAATGTTAGATTTCTCTTATTTGTTGGCTTATTGGTACCACCTCAGCATTTTACATATGGCTGCTCTGCCAATATATGATGTAAATGATGGAAAGTCAGATTCTcttgtatataaaaaaaattaatgagtgCGTTTTCAGTGTTGTTTATTTTAGCCATGCAAAGAATGTAAGTTGGCAACACTTGTACCATATTGggcacaaaaacatttaactcCACTTACTGAATGTTTTGTAGTCTATACCCAATTAGACATGAATACATTTTTTTGGTTGTTATGTACAATTTTCTGAAATACTATTGAACTGCAAATATGGAGCATTGTTTATTGCTTTATAAACATTTAAGGTTGTTTTATTGGAAGGATTATAATTCCCGGATTATTACCTTAAATGTCTCAAATGTAAAGGATTATAATCCTATCAATTCATATTTCAATCATGAAGGTATTAGAATCCatagaaataaattatagaagtaATTTTAATACAATCTCATGTGATTATAATTCTTTAAATTTAGTGAAAAGAGGGTAGTTGTCCGGGAATTATAATCCTTTCAAACAAACCTGGCGTAGGTATCTTAAACTCTTGTTGCTATTATGGTTTGTCTTTTGGTCTTCTAAGTTTGTCCTGGTGATACCAGTTTATACATAACCCAGTTTTTTTGTTCATTGTTTTGTATGCTTATATGGAATCATCTTTTCAGATCTATTTACAAGAGGGATAGATATTCAAGCTGTCAAATTGTTATCAACTTTGATTTTCTGAAAAGCACCGAAACTTATCTTCATAGGGTATGTATGAAAATACTCTTGCCATTGCCGGTTGTTTACCTTTATGTAGTTCCCTTTGCATATTCTATTCAGGTTGGTCGATCTGGGAGATTTTGACACCTTGGTTTAGCAGTGAATCTGATCACTTATGAAGACCGGTTTAATTTGTATGTTACTGCTCATATGTTTTCATTTTCTGAACCAATGCATTTATTTATACATCCAAGGTCCTTGCCCTTTTTTATGTGGCCTTTGTTTTCTCACAGATATAGGATTGAACAAGAACTTGGGATCGAGATAAAGCAAATTCCCCCACAGATAGATCAGGCCATTTATTGCCAGTGATTTGTGATAGATAACTGGCTCCGCTTTTAACACCGACAACATGAGTGTATGATGGCACAGTTCAGCAAATGTATGAAACTCCTTTCTTGTTTTGGTTGTGAGCTTGACCTCTTATATTGTGCTCAAAGGTCCAAgtagatttaaaattatgacCATGTTTTTCATGGTTTAATATTTTAGCGATTTCTTGATTGCGTATTCCCTTCACAATTTAGGATGCGTTATGATCACATTTTTCATCCATCTGCCTAGTAATTGATGCTAGTGCCTTTATTAGCAGTAGATCACTTTAGATTTGTAGAATGGTGGAAGAAATTCTAGGAATCAGTACGTTAGTCTCTTCGCAGACACAATTGCAGATGTAAATCTGGCTAGTCAATAAAATGGTTGTGGCTTCAAGAACCTCTGGATATTCTTCGATTGAGAAAGAATTGAAGAAAGACTATTTTGATCTCGTCATTTAATATGATTTAACTTAGTTTTGCATGACTAAGATCAGAGTTATGAACTTTAGTGAAAACAATGATTGCACTACCACATGTTTGGCGCTGCATGTAGACGATTGAATACAGTTTGGCCGGATAGTTTTTCTCTGACCAACCTTGATCTTGTTAGCAAGCAATTGTGCTTTTATTTGTTGTGAATTTACACTCTTGAGTCTTCATAGATATGGGCTCGACTTAATCAAATGTCTTGGGTTTGAAAGTTCCGGACTATGCTGTAAAGGGCGGTTCAACTTGAagtcattttaattatttggttTCAATATATTTTGGATACACATGAAAAAACTCCGGTTGGGCTCGCTCTCCTTTATCGGGTAGATAGCATTTCTGATCACCAAGTCTTAGTTGTCAGTGCTCCTGTGTATCCTTGCATCTTTGAGTCACCTTTGGTAAGTACAACAGAGCTTTCCAACACAAGGGCCAGGCCTCTTTAGTATTGAATGCAAGAAGCTGAGTTAGCACAGTTATCATTGTTTTATAATCGAGTTGGTCAATTATGTAAAAATCAAATCTCTGCATTTTTTATCGAGTAAGATTAAAAATGCGGGGATGAAGAGAGAAGATGTTACCCCCTCTGCTCTTTTTTGTGTGTGGGCGGGGAGGGGGGGCGACGGACTTTGTGGTGGAAATTAAGTTTTGATTTATCAGAAGGTGTGTTGTTGAGATCACAGTTCCTTTCAGAACTTCTAAAACTTTCAAAAATGATAAAAGGTTGGTTTTTCTGACACTGTATTTGGGTTGGTTCGATTTGGTGAAGGCAGGGTTGGTTTGATTTGGTGAAGGCAATGCAATATCAAGGATGATTCATAAAGGATTTCACTGAAGATAATTGAGTTTGTGTGGCATGATAATAATTATCATGGACTATTTAAAATGGATTCAAAATCATGTTCTGGTTACAGATTTTGATTTAGCAACTTGTGAATTTAAGCACTATCCATGTTTTATGGTTAAGTTGTTAGTTTAACAACTTTGTGGATGTTTGTTTGTGTGTCATCTTCCCCCATCCTCTTGGAAAATTGATTATGTTTCACAATTCATAAACTAAACACACTCCCCTATACAATATCTTAAAACTTATGCAATTGAAGTACATAAAATAGGAAtgtaaaatcttgaataatacatatataatgggTTATTTGGCCCAAATTTCTCTGAAGGGCCACTGGtgatttgttttaatattttaagaataaaCTCGCCAACTTAACACTACAAGAAATCCCGAAATCACCAACCAAATTTCCCAACGGAAACAGTTCCGTTACAATTTTCCAACGGAATACTGACCATTTTTTGTGCAGGAGGAGGTCAAACCATCAACAACAGATTACCAACGGACTACCAACTAAAATTTACCAACGGAATATTTCGTTGGGAAACAGGGCGCCTTGTTTACCAAATTTGTATGCCTTGTTTTAATAGTAAATATTATCGCTGTtatcttatttattattaatgatTGTCGTATATCTCATTCCAATATCTAGAAATTATGAGCGTAATATTATCTTTGAGAACATATGTTGATAAAAATTTAGTGCTTGAATATTAATAAACATTATTGTacttatatatgaatttttagttTTCAGACCCATGCTCTTTCTGTTAGTGATATATCAGTATCTTGTCTTTCACTAGTTCAGTAATGCATATTGTTTCATTCAGCTTAACAATTAACTGCATACTTTACACAAagttatatcaaatatttataattttaaaaaaattagaaatactaATTTCAAATACAGAGCAAAAacaatttgaattatatataaatatcaaatatcatattttagGTTTGTATTTCGTTTTTCTATGTTATTTTTGCGGTCCTATTGAAGAGATACTAACGTGATAAATGGTCCAGAAGTAGGTCATGTTATCGATCACtgtaaaataatattctaaGTATTACCGGAGgttattatcaaataatattctAAGTATCACCAGAGGTTATTATCAAACATGTTCGAAGGCATGTCAAATGTAATTGATCTTACGTCTCCCGTATGATTTGGTGGAGGCTTCTTCGTTTGATGCTTCTGTTTAATAGAAAtggttatttatttgaaaaaaagaaaagaagaaacagTGGGGTAAAACCTTTTCTTGGCTTCCTTTCTTAAAAGAATATAACAAATAATTCATTTATATAAGAATGATGTAGGTATTATCTCAGTGAATTTACAATCATCAGGTATTATCTCAGTGAATTTACAATCACTATTCAAAGATTATTGATCGACAGGAAGTAGAGCTGCAAACAAgtcgagctgttcgcgaacaagctgaGCTCGACTCGACTTGTTTAAAACTTGACTCGGTTCGGTTCGTTTTCAAGCTCGAgttcgaaaaaaaaaaattgtttgttaAGAAACTCGAGCTGAGTCGAGTTTTACTGGtgttcgactcgactcgttaaactcaaactcgactcgactcgttaaacaaaatatatatggtgtttttaatttttaatgtttataaAATATGGATGATGTTTTTCTTCCCCATTTTTGATACCAtaacattattaaaataagtAGATCTTAACATCCTTATGGTAgattatcaataaatttttcttaaaaacaaaatataacatCAATTCATTACCAGCCTTCTTTGAAGTAGTAGTAGTTTTACTAGCTGACTATTAAATTTTCACCtcaaatatactttttaatttttaatattactgtaatatgattaatataagtAGATCATAACATCCCTACGgttggaatttcatgaaaaattttgttaaataaaataaaatatcagttTAGGATCAGGCATGTTTAAAGTAGTAGTTGTTtcactaattaattattaaattttcacatcaaatatattttttattttgtgatatttttgtAACATCATTAAAATGAGTATATCTCAACATTTGTGCGCTTGGATCTTCAAGGAATATttcaaaaactttttaaaaattaattaaattttcaaaaaaagaaaaattcacaaacaactcgactcgacttgttcgcgaacaactcgaactcgactcggttcttAACGAACTTGAGTTCGAACAACCAAAATTGTTCGATAAGCTTAACGATCAGACTCGACTCATTAAGCAAAAACTCGAACTTGATAAGCaaaaactcgactcgactcggttcgtttacagccCTAACAAGAAGTAACAtgtgaattattatttttgaataatgttttaatatataaaaatataactaataaatataaaaatttaaataattgttcTTCGAGATAATACAATAAAATGGGGTGGTTACatgatataataattaaattatattaattgataacttatattatatacttgtataaattaatatatcggttaaaatttaatagaaaatatgttaaaaatggATATTATTGATCTAAAATTTAGATACAATacactccctccatcccaaattagatgagctcgttgactttgggcacatattttaaagttcattgaccgcatagctacattgcttatttttaaaattttatttttgcaaataaaaatttaaatatgaaattttcgtttacaaaataaaaattaaaaaaataaatttcgaaacttgacggtcaatgcaccttaaattacgtgccaAAAATCAACTAGATCATCATCTGATTTGAAATGAAGGGAGTATAGTTTTTCATTAATTAACCGCATACTTTCATTTAAGCTCATACTTTCTGATATCAAATTTCAAGAGAAGTCGGCCGTGGACATGCTCTAATTCGGTGCTAAATCTCGAATATAACGACAGACACAGCAAGCAACAGCAGAGCTGATGCATAAAGACTAAAGAGTGATAAACCAAACCACCATTTTTTCCGTGTAAATCGAGGTACAACTCTTTTCATCATCCTCTCTTTTCCAatcatgtatatgtatatgtatgtatgtttgcCCAGTTATATGTTTGCAACTAAACTGCTTTgctttatatatgttaattctTTTCATTTGACTACTTAGCTTTTATGCTGTGATTCTTGCCacaaatttgtttttgtttttgcatTCCTCAATTCATTAGCTTCGTAGCTGGAGTCTAAACTAttcacaaattttttatttgtctACTCGGGCCAAAGGGGTTGATACTTAATAGGATGcgttttgcaattaactctgGGGAATAAGAGGGGTTTTGGTTGCTTTCGATTAATCCGGTAACTCAGGATGCCGAAGAATGCCCATTTCCGTACCCTTTATTCCCGTTAAAATTGAAGCTCGGAAGAATGGTCGATGAGCAAGTCATGAATGTTTAGATTATGTTTGTTTCCGAGGACTATAATTTCCATTcgctatatattaatattattcattttaTAGCATTTGATCCCGTGAACATGTTATTGTCACTTTCTAGCTCATTTTGGGTGATTTAGAATACCACCTTCTACTAGGTATGAAATCCAATGGAAGTGAACTACGAAGAAGATGACTTGAATTAAGTCCGTGTCATAATAATGATATGAATTTAGAGTATAATAGTTAGTAGTGCACCGACTATTAAAGCTTCAAATATGAGATCATATACATTTCACTTCCCGTCATTTGAAAACTGACAGCCTGTTATGGGTAGAGAGTGGATCACCATAACAATCACAActgaaaaacatatatatatataggctcatgatcaaatagaaaccaatcttaaaataaaaactagaaaccaatacaagttagtgatattctcagtacaatttagtgatattctctttagaatttagtgatatgcgttgcaggaattagtgaaaacttaatCTTCAGATATGTTCCAGCTTAGAACTTCAAatctgttcatgttttcgattcagatggtggtaatagtggtggagatggtggaggtgaaggtggagatggaggaaggatgattgtagcggatgtttgggcggcttgaagtgggggattggagcgttgccggaatagtggcggctctgcgtttgaagttgagtcgaggtggagaaagaagtatgaacggggttGAAGTAGGTTGAAGCATCGATTAAGATgaggttggtgaagatggaggtgtggaggttgtgttgttagagaaataatagaggtggaggtggtggttatggagggggcgggcggcatagaggtggtagtggttatgaaggaggcgacgacggaggtggtggtagtgaaggtggggttggtgaagatggaggtgggttcggtgaagatggagatggaggtggagatggggttgtttaaaaatttagtggtatttgttttaggatttagtgatatttgagcttggtttttagtttctaggataaggaggtttctattggagtaaaactctctctctctctctctctctctctctctctctatatatatatatatatatatatatatatatatatatatatatatatatgtatgtcgaTGTCATATGCAATTTTAGAACATTGGGGCAAGTAGGATTTGCACAGAAGACTTTTTCTGGTGTATTACCGGATACATGATCAGCTATCCCAAAAGTTGAACTTGTTGGAGAAAGCCAATAAGTGGGACTTTTACATTAACAGATAAgattccaagtaagagataagGTTCCATTTGAagtattcattttaatttacaagtaagtttttttattttaagaatcgAAGCATAAGAGTGACATTTTATTAGTCTTGCCATTATACTAAGGGTTCAAACCTCTGACCTACTTGAAGGCATATACAAAATGAATTTGTGCATAATATTTTGTGAAGGTCTTGACTTTGTTAAAAGCTTATAATTCTAAAGttatcttaaatataaaatctataaaaGTTTCATATAAATATGTTTTCTACACATGTTCAAGTGCGATAATAGTCAAAGGTTCACATAAGCTGGGATAGAGGTAGTTTATTTGGAGTCTTAAAGTTAGAAagccttttctttcttttaatcTCAATGCAATAAGTGTAGAGTATGATGTTCTAATCCAAGAAATgacttcaattttttattgtgaatGTGTGATTTTTTTCCATGAAAGGGGTGCTATACTGCATATTGTCAAGACATGGCATTTTCTTCTACTGCCTTCCTCAGCACTGTACGCACACTCCCTGCTCAAGTCCCATTGCTACGACCTATATCATTGTCTACTCCACTGACCTCTAAGTTATTCGTTTGTAAGCATCCTATTAGCGCATTAAGATCCACAGGTGTATCCTCATTGACAAACCACCTGAATCCTGCGAGGCTTGTTTTAAAGAGGAAAGCATCAATGACTGGGGTGGTGACTGATAAGGGCAAAGGTGACATTAAAGTGTTTGATTCTGAAGAAGATCTTGCAGTGTCACTGGCAAAATACATTGCTAACATATCAGATAAATTTGCAAAAGAGAGAGGCGCTTTTACTGTTGCTCTTTCCGGAGGTTCTTTAATAAAGTCACTTAGGTATGCAAAAACATTTCTATATTCTGCTTGTTTGTATTTATAGTCCCTTTGAATTTGTAGATGAGTCCATGTGGGAGATGTACAAGCGCCTAACAAAATGTATGGTGAATGGTTTTAacgtttaatataaaaaaattgtgtatcAGGAAGTTGGTCGATCTACCCCACTTGAGTTCAGTTGATTGGGAGAAATGGCATGTGTTCTGGGTGGATGAGAGAGTAGTCCCCAAGGATCACCCAGACAGCAATTATTTGCTTGCCTGTGATGGACTCTTATCCAAGGTACAGTTTGTTCTCAAtgtattttttacttttattgtTACAAAATTGAAATTTCATTTGTGGACATGAGTTGCTGcttattcttaattttattttttttccccttATCATTTACTCTCTGAAGTATTGCTATGTCAAGTTCCCCAATGGTGGATAAGAGTGTACATTAAAGACCTTGCGTTAATGGTCCTTAAAGATTTCTTTGCAAATTTTTGGAGCTGATAGAAACCAATGTCTTGCGGGTGATAGCCAAAAATACCTGATGTTTCAAATAAAGTAACAGAATACCTATTTTCAGAATTTTGGCCGAAAATATTGACGGGATACCCACTTGAGGAATGGGTATCCGGCCTTGATACCCAATCCATGACTGGGCATCTCAccggttttttattttattctatggAGTTGTGATACGCTTTTGGGGACTCGGTATCCACTGATGCCTTTGAGGACGGGGTATCCGGCCATACCCATTCTGGAAGTGGGTATCCTGCCCAATTTTTCCAATTTTGTTTTGGTAAAATAATAAGTTCCCCGGAGAAAAATAAGAAAACGATATTTCTTTGATACCTGAATGAGAAGCAGGTGTTGCACCCAATTTTTTCTGATAAACAACAAATTCTCTCGAAAAAATTAAGAACACAACATTTTTTGGGATACCCAGATGAGAAACAGGTATCAGGTGGGTAGAAATGGCCAAAATTCTGGAAATGAGTGTTCCTGTCAGAGTGTCGCTTGAGCTAAATTATTAGGTAGATTGACATTTTCATGTCTTGCTCAACTTCATATCTTCAAGGACAGCCTGCAAATTCAGTAACCTTCTAACAAGGATACACAGATTAAAGCATGGACTGTAAAGAATTATAATGAGAAAAAGATTGTAATCAGCGAAGATAGGATTTTGAAGGCTTAATAGTACTTTTTACATAACTTTTGGTGCATTATGAAGACAAAGTTTGAACTTTAAAGGTCCTATAAGTTCAGATATATGTTTCATTCTTTATGTGCAATCCATTTACCCTTTTCCTCCAACTTTGACAGATTCCACTTCATCCTGGCAATGTCTACGCTATCAATGATGCCCTCTCAGCCAAGGGTGCTGCTGATGATTATGAGACATGTCTTAAACATTTGGTCCAGAATCAAACACTTGCTGTCTCTGAGAGCGGATTCCCGAAATTTGACCTCATACTTATGGGCATGGGTCCAGATGGACATGTGGCATCGTTATTTCCTGGTCATCCACTTGTCCAGGAGAACAAACAGTGGGTTGCTTCAATAGAGAACTCCCCAAAACCACCTCCAGAAAGGATCACTTTCACATTTCCAGTAATAAACGCCTCTGCGCACATTGCAGTCGTGGCTGCTGGGGCTAGTAAAGCTCACCCAGTTCATGTAGCTGTTGGCGATGGTCAGAATCCTGATTTGCTACCTGTTCAGTTGGTCTCACCTGAAGGTGAGCTGGCTTGGTTCTTGGATAAGGAAGCAGCTTCTAAGCTTTAGCTTATCATCCTTATGTTGAGTTTCCCCTGGGCAACATAAGCTTATCATTGCATTTTGTAATTTCCCAgataattttgtaatgtaaGTTGTTTTGATCTGTTGTAAGGTTTTTCATTACCTCTCTGTGACTTTTTACATAAAGTGAAATCCGTGATCTTGTACATATTAGATTCAGTGGTTGTCACTGTTTCTCATAgtattatgttatttttgtaaCCCAATACTTAGCTGCTACTCAGAACCTGTCAGATAGAATTTGTGCATTTATGATCTGATTTTGCGATATTGGGTTCACATGAACATTCAAGTACGTGTGCTATTCCGTTGCTGCTTGTCCTTGCATAGATACCACTTGTTTATATATCTGCATCCATGCCTCTCCTTCCCCACGGTTATACAGCTACGTTGGCATTCCGCAAACAGGAAGAAACACATATTTAGTATGTTACTGTTCTGTTTTTAGCAGATCCTGGGATTTTCTTATCTTGTGCATTTAGCATTTTGTACGCCCCTGTGTTATCTTTTGGTGAAGTGCTAGTATTAGATTGATCAATAAGCAAGAAATCAGTTGACCAAAAGTATAGTCCTataatttctaattttattatatctgTCAGCAGTTGGCAACATTTGAAACGTGTGGGTCTCTATTAATTTGGTTTTACTGTTATTATGACATACTTGTCCCTTGCTTGTATGTTGAGAATAGAATGAAGCTGATTCATTGCTTCACTGCACATAAAAGTGCAACTTTAGCAGGTAAAATTTTGTCAGGAACCCAATTCTGCACATTAATAGGGTGTATATATCCATGATTACTGAACTTCCATGAGCAGGCGTCTTTTCGGAAAACCTGGCAACTTTGCAGAAGTGCAGTACTCAACAGCTAAGATGAGAACTAATAATGTGATACAAAAGAAGTTGCTCTCCGAGGAAGAAGTTTCTGTGGAATTGGCGCAGT of the Daucus carota subsp. sativus chromosome 4, DH1 v3.0, whole genome shotgun sequence genome contains:
- the LOC108215831 gene encoding probable 6-phosphogluconolactonase 4, chloroplastic; its protein translation is MAFSSTAFLSTVRTLPAQVPLLRPISLSTPLTSKLFVCKHPISALRSTGVSSLTNHLNPARLVLKRKASMTGVVTDKGKGDIKVFDSEEDLAVSLAKYIANISDKFAKERGAFTVALSGGSLIKSLRKLVDLPHLSSVDWEKWHVFWVDERVVPKDHPDSNYLLACDGLLSKIPLHPGNVYAINDALSAKGAADDYETCLKHLVQNQTLAVSESGFPKFDLILMGMGPDGHVASLFPGHPLVQENKQWVASIENSPKPPPERITFTFPVINASAHIAVVAAGASKAHPVHVAVGDGQNPDLLPVQLVSPEGELAWFLDKEAASKL